TTTACTTCTCTATTATGTATTTTCTCACTGCAATGTCAGATTTATATCTCTACTTATGTAATAAATTGGTTTCAAATGTTCTGCATAttgactttataatttttttgatttgatatcaATGAAATTGTTTGCCtgaatattcttttttgtcGTTTATgatattagttttgttataaTTCTATTAAATTATGTCACTTTTACTTTAGTTTTAGACCTCCAAAAACTCTAGGATGACACTACTAATTAGTGATACAACTAATTCAAGAACCCAGTGATCAAGCTGGACCGGATCAATCTAGTATATATCGAAAAgcatgaattatatatatatatatggttttatctcaaaaatacatattacCGGCCGAAAAAACCAGTTTAATCTCCTTGCCAATGGTGTGGAGGCTCTACTTTGGGCCATCGAGTGTCTCCTTGCCAATGGTGTGGTTTGCCAGCGTTTCGAGACGGACTGCACAAAACTAATAACGATGATTCAAGCTCCTGAGGATTGGCCGGCTTTTTCTAATATTCTAGGCGACTTCCTTATGCTACGGGCCGGTTTTCTGCTCTTCTCCTTGTCCAAGATTCCTCGCACGACAAATTTgaaggcggattgtcttgctCGATCATCTTGTTCTTTAATTTCTGCAATTGTCTTTGTAAACTTTTCTCCTCTGATTTGGGGTACTAATCTTGGAATTTTTTTCTAGTTAGTGTTTGGttaaacaaaaaaccaatttaattcATGATTGAACGCCATGCTAATTGACTATCTTAGCTATTGAACACaagtaatttataatttatcaaaTCAAACTAGTTCATTATTTAACACAATGACCatggaaaaaaatgatttggctcgcgtttaagcaaaacaaattgTTCAAGTTTAAGCAAACTTTAACCCAGTCCAATACATCAACGCAAACAATATCGTAAATAATCTTACGTGACATCAAAATACATACCTAGGAATCTAGAATAGCcaacataatcataatttgtttttaccaaaatttaaattcaacGACTCTTTCTATATTTGAAGGTCACACATAGAAACCAACGGCTATAATTTTGAATTGGATTCACCAAAACCAGACCTAAGTCATCCAGTCTGGTTTCTTCTAATTACCGTcaatcttttttccttctttttttcccaCACTgtttcttaaaatcttttttgtttcattctaATTACCGtctgacaagaaaaaaaaatatataccgTACGTTAAACTTAACGGATGTTATTTTCCATCAACTTGAAAGTGACAAATGATGAGTATAATTGTGAAATttttatgtatagtttttctaaaaaaaaaaatatgtatttaggACATTTCATTATTATTCTTAGTGAAAATAACTTAAATTGTGgtgtgttttatataaaaaacaaaatttacttaTAGTATTATGGTTAAAATCCATCTTCAAACCATAGTTACTCATAGTATTATGgttattaaatacattttttttacgtCAATAATTTACTcatagatttctttttctttttaaaaagaattatgagtaaaaatatcataaccaaacaaaacccaaaaagaaaaaaaaaataaactcgtataaaaaaagaagggttgTGTGAAGtaaccttagtgcagtggcaggaagtaagtccatttgtagaagacaccatcacatccgggatcgagtcccggctcctacgaatgtaggaatttggctaatggaccggccagttgtggcccaaagGTTGAAAAAAAggttgttttattattattaattattatcatAAATCGGTCTGTAATAATACTGaccaaaaatatcttaaatCATGTCCTTAAAATAATTAGAGACAAACACCGAGAATGAAGatcagaggttcaaaagatcaTCAACTGCTCGATTTCCTTGCAAGAAAGAATAAATCCTTCATACCCTATGGTGCCATAATCGGCTTAGGATGAaggtcttttttttgtttgtgaatcaGGATGATTGGAAACTTGATGGCTGGTGAAGACAGATTCAGAAGAGCGTGTTTTGCTGCTGGGTCTAAAGCCTCTTGCTGTGTCATCAGTTCGGACGATTCAACCTTGTTGGTTTTTGGATCTCTCTTTATTCATGTCCGGAGAAATCTGCAAAAGGATTTAAGGTGGTGATTCTGAAGAGTAGCTGATTTCAGAGAATCCATTCTGGATTCGATCAAAGGTCAGCCATGGTGGTGATGGCGGTGACGAGTCCAAGACGAGTCAAGACCGAGTCGGGGATGAGTTCAATGCGTCTTCCACCTCCCAACTTGCGTGACACACGTGTGACTACACGTGTCCATTTTTGGCCAAATGATTATCTTTGTAATTTATGTTTGTTGGACCACTAATGGGCTTTTATGTTGTTGGGCTTATGTTTCACTACTGTATCTTTACCCAGTTTAGGGTTTTAATGAAATATgattgtcgacaaaaaaaaattaataattataccaAAAGTCATAAAACCCCCCAAAAAGAATGGActtaaacaaaacaagaatgaaaaCAGAAGAGAATCTTCCACACAGCATATTCTCTCACTCAAAACTGATCAGGACAGTTGAGCAAACCTTTGATCCTTTGAACAGTTGAGCTGATCAAAGCACTCACTGTATCCACCGACCTCTCATTCACCTCTCTCGACCTACTGGTCCTGCCAGAGACAAGGATCTGGAAGGCCAGCGTGAGTAAGGTTCCGCCGTCCTCCACAGTCGATCGTCGGCCGTCGCTTGAGATGATGAAACCAGAAGGAAGGATTGGAATATCGGAAATTTTGACGTCCGCGCCGGAGAGAGTGGTATCCATTGTAGCCATGTCCATAGGAGCGTACACCAGCATGCCTCCTAAGGCGTCCATGTAGCAATCTTGCAGCATTAACATGTCGTCCTTGTCTGACTCTTGTGCTATCATCTTGCCattattattctcttcttgCGTTGGCTGAAATGTAGATTATATACACACGCACGACGATTAAAGATTATTAGAGTAATATAATATGCCAATAAAcgcttaattatataaaaagtcGTTCAGAAGAGATATATACATGTACCCGGAGGATGCTTAAGCAGTTGGTTTCACTTGATCCGGTGGCAATGCGCGCGATCTCAGTGACTACGGTCCCATAGGCAAGAACATCCCACTGTTACACGTAATTAAACgtttttttatgtgtgtgttaGTACGTTCTTTAAGACATGCAACAGTAAGAGACATGCAATTTAGTAAACCAAAATCCCTAATCAAAATCTGGACTGATTAACTAGTACTAGTTTCACGTATCAAAGCTCACAAAATATGATGATCATACGTACAGattaagaaagagatagagaaaagaaaggaaCCTGCTGACGAGTGTCGAGTTTCCGGAGGATGTCGAAGACTTGCACAGGAGGGAGAGGGATTCTTAGAGACGAAGCAGCACTAACAATTAAACCGGGTGGTTGACCGGCCTCGAGGTTCATCCGCATCGAGACTCTCACTCCACATTTCGACTGCTGCGGAAAGTCAACTTTTCCGGACATGGTCAACATTTCGTTGAAATTCATTATCATTCTCTCACCTAATTTCAGTACTCTCCTCCTTTCTTCTCCTGTCCTTATGACTGccaaaatattaataacttgATCAGACGCCACATTATTGTAGAAACTATACGTAAATAAACAATAACTAATGTAATAACGTAAAGTTGCATGTCTTTCGGTCTGAACCTAGAGATACGTAATATAAAATTATCCGACCAGCGCTTAACATTTTTTAGCTGGTGGCACTgatatgtatttattatatatgaccTATGACCTTCcataatccaattttttttacaaaaaatttcaaacttcaaaaattaaaatcaagattagatgaagcaaataaaataaaataaaaatttgtgacaatatttataaatatgtcatacttttataaaaataataaataatatcgcaaaaaaaatttgtttctaaaattaaaaattagaaaactcaATTTGGGAAATAAATTTAGGTATacatggaaaaaaatatttttttatatgcttTTATGAGTTAGTATATTCATCcatttgaagattaaaaactTCCGTGTTTTTGTCATTCAAATTTTGACTtgcaaaatttttaaaaaatttcttttatagaaatggaagaaaatgttgactaaagttttttttttaagaacatgTTGGTAAATTCGATTATAATCAAAATGATACAATCATACCACTCAAATCAAGTGATAAAAAagataacatattttaattaactttcaCAATTTGAAGTCATTATTTTAGTTCGTGGTAAAGATGATACGTACCTTCGCTCCAGTCACTTGCAGGAAGGGTTAGGTAGGAGGTGAGAGCCATCCTCTCACACATTCTCTCAAGTGTAGCAATCCAACGCTTAGCTCCGTAGCCTGACCCGCCGCTTAAAAGCTCTCTATAGATTTTGTGTGCATCCAGTTTATGGGCCACTTCCACATGCTCAATCCACATTACCTGTAATATTTGATAGCATCAGTCAAATGCAATATATAAAATGTCATTTATGAGTTCGACCAAGAGACCATGGAGATCAGAGAGATATACCTTCGACTGAGCATTGGGCAAGGACTGGATGAGACAACCAGAAGGACGTTTGTAACATGAAGCATTGAAAAAGTCAAAGTCAACGTTATGTGACACGTCAGCAATAATCCAGAGCCCTTTACTGATCTCTTGCCAGCACCTCACGATCATGAACTCCCTTGGTGGCACTAGCGGCGACAGAATGTGTAGTTGCTCCCACATCTATCAAATTTCATTCACGTTTGAAACATCAAATGATGAGTATACATGTTATCATACAAAATGTTTTGCCCATATTAGATTTCTACGTGCAGGATTGTGCgtctttaaacaaaataatcccTAATTTTGATTGAACGGTAATGAAAACTGTAAGTTGGTTACGTAAATAATGGTt
The Camelina sativa cultivar DH55 chromosome 15, Cs, whole genome shotgun sequence DNA segment above includes these coding regions:
- the LOC104744416 gene encoding homeobox-leucine zipper protein HDG8-like, which produces MENDGSGSSCNEQYASEDSNQSGKRTGHRHTPQQIQGLEAFFMECPHPDEAQRQQLCEELKLRLDQVKFWFQNKRTQCKAQEERAENLSLHRENEILKSENEAIFGALSSVLCPDCGGPPFGREKRAVNFQKLLLENVRLKEQRDKISHFLSNMSKRPTVGDSFASVPTQHISSYGINPSNMFDPFSSFGPPTSQPIQPQPISQMDVSLLSETAASAVEELKRLFFSEEQFWVKSSIDGTDLIDSENYEKFSNAVKKFRSTSAHVESSKDVTVVPIEATNLIEMFLDAEKWKELFPTMVNKAKTLYVLGSELPIRENCNILRVMWEQLHILSPLVPPREFMIVRCWQEISKGLWIIADVSHNVDFDFFNASCYKRPSGCLIQSLPNAQSKVMWIEHVEVAHKLDAHKIYRELLSGGSGYGAKRWIATLERMCERMALTSYLTLPASDWSEVIRTGEERRRVLKLGERMIMNFNEMLTMSGKVDFPQQSKCGVRVSMRMNLEAGQPPGLIVSAASSLRIPLPPVQVFDILRKLDTRQQWDVLAYGTVVTEIARIATGSSETNCLSILRVHPTQEENNNGKMIAQESDKDDMLMLQDCYMDALGGMLVYAPMDMATMDTTLSGADVKISDIPILPSGFIISSDGRRSTVEDGGTLLTLAFQILVSGRTSRSREVNERSVDTVSALISSTVQRIKGLLNCPDQF